From the genome of Xiphophorus couchianus chromosome 6, X_couchianus-1.0, whole genome shotgun sequence, one region includes:
- the LOC114147197 gene encoding LOW QUALITY PROTEIN: poly(U)-specific endoribonuclease-C-like (The sequence of the model RefSeq protein was modified relative to this genomic sequence to represent the inferred CDS: inserted 2 bases in 1 codon) — MASGRQANRELTEVLNKLWQLDTNRLKPGTDYKISLQGKAGHVAQGSNNARDRACAPLFAYVDEGKLKNIATFARFINLLDNYEMSTGVSETVTSEELQENRLFIDAIMETELMKYAHNYLVKKGQSPADRGQFKKQLYDIWFRLYHRGKSAGEDSCGFEHVFVGETKYGNEIMGLHNWVQFYLQEKHGHVDYKGYKARDNKDTPDEDDHVLSLQFSWKXVKPVGSSFIGVSPEFEVALFTIIFLMSTEKMMSVVVKVDEYVLELVVYRHGRAIGTSYPKLLSSNNRDL; from the exons ATGGCCAGTGG TCGACAGGCTAACCGGGAGCTGACTGAGGTGCTGAATAAACTCTGGCAACTGGACACAAACCGTCTGAAGCCGGGAACTGACTACAAAATCTCCCTTCAG GGCAAAGCGGGTCATGTGGCTCAGGGCAGTAACAACGCCAGGGATCGGGCCTGCGCTCCTCTCTTTGCTTACGTCGATGagggaaaactgaaaaatattgcGACATTTGCTC GTTTTATCAACTTGCTGGACAACTATGAGATGTCTACAGGCGTGTCAGAGACGGTCACTTCAGAGGAGCTTCAAGAGAATCGGCTCTTTATTGACGCCATCATGGAGACTGAGCTCATGAAG TATGCTCACAACTATCTGGTAAAGAAAGGCCAATCGCCTGCGGACCGCGGACAGTTCAAGAAACAGCTGTACGACATCTGGTTTCGCCTCTACCACAGAGGCAAGAGTGCAGG AGAGGATTCTTGTGGCTTCGAACACGTGTTTGTTGGAGAGACCAAATATGGCAATGAGATCATGGGTCTGCACAACTGGGTGCAGTTCTACCTGCAGGAGAAGCACGGCCATGTGGACTACAAAGGCTACAAAGCAAGAGACAACAAAGACACC cctGATGAGGATGACCATGTCCTGAGCTTGCAGTTCAGCTGGAA GGTGAAGCCGGTCGGCAGCTCCTTCATCGGCGTCAGCCCAGAGTTTGAGGTCGCTCTGTTCACCATCATCTTCCTCATGTCGACTGAGAAGATGATGTCAGTGGTGGTGAAGGTGGACGAGTACGTGCTGGAGCTGGTGGTCTATCGGCACGGCCGCGCCATCGGCACGTCCTATCCCAAACTgctcagcagcaacaacaggGATTTGTAA